One window of Bacillus sp. THAF10 genomic DNA carries:
- the cls gene encoding cardiolipin synthase, translating to MEVVIIALLVIGLVIGWLALDLYLGRKKHLKEVQRLKFPKRQGEISLYADGNLLYKDLFQDMREANHHIHSLFYMVRNDDDSQEFLHILKDKARQGVEVRLLMDYFGSFDVKKETIENLKKHNVQVEYYHKPAFPFFFFSINQRNHRKITVVDGKIGYVGGFNIGEEYLGKDPKFGVWRDYHLRLEGEGVQDLQSQFIQNWEQGGDFPPGDWGKEYYPELPAGSITHKLVPTNGGHLSDTFLTLLKRAEKSIIICTPYFIPSDPLLDELLAALARGVKVTVLVPAKADHPIVMDAAFPYFSTIMEAGAEVYRFYLGFYHAKVLVIDDHTCDVGTANFDKRSLFLNNEINCLIFDKEFVHKTVEEIYKDIHNSEKLTLEFIHNRSWVDKSKELFSKIIAPLL from the coding sequence ATGGAAGTTGTTATCATCGCTTTGCTAGTAATCGGACTTGTTATTGGTTGGCTGGCACTTGATTTGTATTTAGGAAGAAAAAAGCATTTGAAGGAAGTCCAGCGCCTAAAGTTTCCGAAACGGCAGGGCGAAATCTCTCTCTATGCAGATGGAAACCTACTATACAAGGATCTATTTCAAGATATGCGCGAGGCAAATCACCATATCCATTCCCTCTTTTATATGGTACGAAACGATGATGACAGCCAGGAATTTCTCCATATTTTAAAGGATAAAGCCAGGCAAGGTGTAGAGGTTCGTTTGCTGATGGATTACTTCGGTTCCTTTGATGTAAAAAAGGAGACCATCGAAAATTTAAAAAAGCATAACGTTCAGGTAGAATACTACCATAAGCCTGCGTTTCCTTTCTTTTTTTTCAGCATTAATCAGCGAAATCACCGAAAAATCACGGTTGTGGACGGGAAAATCGGCTATGTTGGTGGATTTAATATTGGAGAAGAGTATTTAGGGAAGGATCCTAAATTCGGAGTATGGCGTGATTATCACCTGCGTTTAGAGGGAGAAGGTGTGCAGGATTTGCAATCACAATTTATTCAAAACTGGGAACAAGGCGGCGACTTCCCTCCTGGGGATTGGGGAAAGGAATATTATCCGGAGCTTCCTGCCGGTTCGATTACTCATAAGCTCGTACCAACAAACGGCGGGCATTTAAGTGATACATTTTTAACCTTGCTGAAGCGTGCAGAAAAATCGATTATCATTTGCACACCGTATTTTATCCCGAGTGACCCATTGTTAGACGAGCTGCTTGCTGCGTTGGCCAGGGGGGTAAAGGTGACCGTTCTCGTTCCTGCAAAGGCAGATCACCCGATTGTGATGGATGCCGCCTTTCCTTACTTCTCTACTATTATGGAAGCCGGCGCAGAGGTTTATCGTTTTTACTTAGGGTTTTATCATGCAAAAGTGTTGGTCATTGACGACCATACGTGCGATGTTGGGACAGCAAATTTTGATAAACGCAGCCTGTTTCTCAACAATGAAATAAATTGCCTTATTTTTGATAAGGAATTTGTTCACAAGACTGTAGAGGAAATCTATAAGGATATTCACAATTCTGAGAAGCTCACACTCGAATTTATCCACAACCGATCATGGGTGGATAAAAGCAAAGAGCTGTTTTCGAAAATCATTGCACCGTTACTGTAA